One genomic region from Apodemus sylvaticus chromosome 1, mApoSyl1.1, whole genome shotgun sequence encodes:
- the LOC127668663 gene encoding L-lactate dehydrogenase C chain isoform X2, whose protein sequence is MSTVKEQLIQNLAPEEKLSRCKITVVGVGNVGMACAISILLKGLADELALVDADGDKLRGEALDLLHGSLFLSTPKIVFGKVDILTYVVWKISGFSVGRVIGSGCNLDSARFRYLIGEKLGVNPTSCHAWVLGEHGDSSVPIWSGVNVAGVTLKSLNPAIGTDSDKEQWKNVHKQVVEGGYEVLKMKGYTSWAIGLSVTDLARSILKNLKRVHPVTTLVKGFHGIKEEVFLSIPCVLGQSGITDLVKVNLTSEEEALLKKSADILWNLQKDLQL, encoded by the exons ATGTCCACCGTCAAGGAGCAGCTAATTCAGAACCTAGCTCCGGAAGAAAAACTTTCCCGCTGTAAGATCACTGTAGTCGGAGTTGGAAATGTGGGCATGGCGTGTGCTATTAGTATTTTACTGAAG GGTTTGGCTGATGAGCTTGCTCTTGTCGATGCTGATGGGGACAAACTGAGAGGAGAGGCACTGGATCTTCTGCATGGCAGTCTTTTCCTTAGCACTCCAAAAATCGTCTTTGGAAAAg TGGATATTCTGACGTACGTGGTGTGGAAGATAAGCGGCTTCTCTGTCGGCCGTGTGATTGGAAGTGGCTGTAACCTAGACTCCGCTCGTTTCCGTTACCTGATTGGGGAGAAGCTGGGCGTCAACCCTACAAGCTGCCATGCCTGGGTCCTAGGAGAACATGGGGACTCCAGTG TGCCCATATGGAGTGGTGTGAACGTTGCTGGTGTAACTCTGAAGTCACTGAACCCAGCAATCGGAACTGACTCAGATAAGGAACAGTGGAAGAATGTTCACAAGCAGGTGGTGGAAGG CGGCTACGAGGTCCTTAAAATGAAGGGCTATACCTCTTGGGCTATCGGGCTGTCTGTGACTGATTTGGCAAGATCAATCTTGAAGAATCTTAAGAGGGTACATCCTGTTACCACGCTGGTTAAG GGCTTCCATGGGATAAAGGAAGAAGTCTTCCTCAGTATCCCTTGTGTCTTGGGACAAAGTGGCATCACAGACCTTGTGAAAGTCAACTTGACCAGTGAGGAGGAGGCTCTTCTCAAGAAGAGTGCGGACATACTATGGAACTTGCAGAAGGATCTGCAATTATAA
- the LOC127668663 gene encoding L-lactate dehydrogenase C chain isoform X1, with amino-acid sequence MSTVKEQLIQNLAPEEKLSRCKITVVGVGNVGMACAISILLKGLADELALVDADGDKLRGEALDLLHGSLFLSTPKIVFGKDYSVSANSKLVIITAGARSGPGESRLSLLERNVAIMKAIVPGVVQNSPDCKILIVTNPVDILTYVVWKISGFSVGRVIGSGCNLDSARFRYLIGEKLGVNPTSCHAWVLGEHGDSSVPIWSGVNVAGVTLKSLNPAIGTDSDKEQWKNVHKQVVEGGYEVLKMKGYTSWAIGLSVTDLARSILKNLKRVHPVTTLVKGFHGIKEEVFLSIPCVLGQSGITDLVKVNLTSEEEALLKKSADILWNLQKDLQL; translated from the exons ATGTCCACCGTCAAGGAGCAGCTAATTCAGAACCTAGCTCCGGAAGAAAAACTTTCCCGCTGTAAGATCACTGTAGTCGGAGTTGGAAATGTGGGCATGGCGTGTGCTATTAGTATTTTACTGAAG GGTTTGGCTGATGAGCTTGCTCTTGTCGATGCTGATGGGGACAAACTGAGAGGAGAGGCACTGGATCTTCTGCATGGCAGTCTTTTCCTTAGCACTCCAAAAATCGTCTTTGGAAAAg aCTACAGTGTATCTGCCAACTCCAAGCTGGTTATTATAACAGCTGGTGCAAGATCGGGGCCTGGAGAAAGTCGCCTTAGCCTGCTGGAACGTAATGTTGCTATCATGAAAGCCATTGTTCCCGGCGTAGTCCAAAACAGCCCGGACTGTAAAATACTGATTGTCACAAACCCAG TGGATATTCTGACGTACGTGGTGTGGAAGATAAGCGGCTTCTCTGTCGGCCGTGTGATTGGAAGTGGCTGTAACCTAGACTCCGCTCGTTTCCGTTACCTGATTGGGGAGAAGCTGGGCGTCAACCCTACAAGCTGCCATGCCTGGGTCCTAGGAGAACATGGGGACTCCAGTG TGCCCATATGGAGTGGTGTGAACGTTGCTGGTGTAACTCTGAAGTCACTGAACCCAGCAATCGGAACTGACTCAGATAAGGAACAGTGGAAGAATGTTCACAAGCAGGTGGTGGAAGG CGGCTACGAGGTCCTTAAAATGAAGGGCTATACCTCTTGGGCTATCGGGCTGTCTGTGACTGATTTGGCAAGATCAATCTTGAAGAATCTTAAGAGGGTACATCCTGTTACCACGCTGGTTAAG GGCTTCCATGGGATAAAGGAAGAAGTCTTCCTCAGTATCCCTTGTGTCTTGGGACAAAGTGGCATCACAGACCTTGTGAAAGTCAACTTGACCAGTGAGGAGGAGGCTCTTCTCAAGAAGAGTGCGGACATACTATGGAACTTGCAGAAGGATCTGCAATTATAA